In the genome of Aptenodytes patagonicus chromosome 18, bAptPat1.pri.cur, whole genome shotgun sequence, one region contains:
- the UBAC1 gene encoding ubiquitin-associated domain-containing protein 1 isoform X2 produces MFVQEEKIFAGKVLRLHVCTMEGAEWLEEVPEDTTVEKLKERCLKHCVPGSLEDPKTVTHHKLIHATSEKVLTDTKTVLEENIQDRDVLLLIKKRAPPPLPKMADVSAEEKRKQEQKAPDKDAILKATANLPSRNVDRTVAHHNMRDFQTELRKILVSLIEVAQKLLALNPDAVELFKKANAMLDEDEEDRVDEIALRQLTEMGFPESRAVKALRLNHMSVTQAMEWLIEHADDPTVDAPLPGQTPSEATAEAGASSAEAAAGPSSEAGGEEAKDELTEIFKKIRRKREFRPDPRAVIALMEMGFDEKEVVDALRVNNNQQNAACEWLLGDRKPSPEDLDKGIDTNSPLFQAILENPVVQLGLTNPKTLLAFEDMLENPLNSTQWMNDPETGPVMLQISRIFQTLNRT; encoded by the exons atGTTCGTGCAGGAGGAGAAGATCTTCGCGGGGAAGGTGCTGAGGCTCCATGTGTGCACCATGGAGGGCGCCGAGTGGCTGGAGGAGGTCCCCGAGGACACCACGGTGGAGAAGCTGAAGGAGCGATGCTTGAAGCAC TGTGTACCTGGGAGCTTGGAGGATCCAAAAACCGTGACACATCATAAGTTGATACATGCTACTTCTGAGAAGGTGCTGACAGACACAAAAACAGTGTTGGAGGAAAACATTCAAGATAGAG ACGTCTTGCTTTTGATAAAGAAGCGTGCGCCACCTCCGCTCCCCAAAATGGCAGACGTGTCAGCAGAGGAGAAA AGGAAACAAGAGCAGAAAGCTCCTGATAAGGATGCTATTCTCAAAGCAACTGCAAATCTGCCCTCTCGCAATGTAGATCGTACTGTGGCCCATCACAACATGAGGGAT TTCCAGACAGAGCTCCGGAAGATATTAGTGTCTCTCATAGAAGTTGCACAGAAATTGCTAGCACTGAACCCAGATGCAGTTGAACTGTTTAAGAAGGCAAACG CCATGCTGGATGAGGAtgaggaagacagagtggatgagatAGCTCTGCGACAGCTTACAGAAATGGGGTTTCCAGAAAGCAGAGCTGTCAAAGCCCTTCGATTAAATCA tatgTCAGTGACACAGGCCATGGAGTGGTTGATAGAACATGCAGATGACCCTACAGTGGATGCTCCGCTTCCAGGTCAGACTCCATCAGAAGCCACAGCTGAAGCTGGTGCATCCTCTGCTGAAGCGGCTGCAGGTCCTAGTTCAGAAGCGGGTGGGGAAGAGGCCAAGGATGAGCTGACAGAAATATTCAAGAAGATCCGGAGGAAAAGAGAGTTTCGTCCGGACCCACGA GCTGTCATTGCCCTGATGGAGATGGGATTTGATGAAAAAGAAGTGGTAGATGCACTCAGAGTAAACAACAACCAGCAAAACGCAGCC TGTGAATGGCTGCTGGGAGACAGAAAGCCTTCTCCAGAGGACTTAGATAAGGGAATTGACACCAATAGCCCTCTCTTTCAAGCCATCTTAGAAAACCCAGTGGTACAGTTAGGGCTAACCAACCCTAAAACTCTACTAG CCTTCGAGGATATGCTTGAAAACCCCTTGAACAGCACTCAGTGGATGAATGATCCGGAAACTGGGCCTGTCATGCTACAGATCTCTCGAATCTTCCAGACGCTGAATCGCACGTAG
- the UBAC1 gene encoding ubiquitin-associated domain-containing protein 1 isoform X1, with translation MFVQEEKIFAGKVLRLHVCTMEGAEWLEEVPEDTTVEKLKERCLKHCVPGSLEDPKTVTHHKLIHATSEKVLTDTKTVLEENIQDRDVLLLIKKRAPPPLPKMADVSAEEKRKQEQKAPDKDAILKATANLPSRNVDRTVAHHNMRDFPFLQFQTELRKILVSLIEVAQKLLALNPDAVELFKKANAMLDEDEEDRVDEIALRQLTEMGFPESRAVKALRLNHMSVTQAMEWLIEHADDPTVDAPLPGQTPSEATAEAGASSAEAAAGPSSEAGGEEAKDELTEIFKKIRRKREFRPDPRAVIALMEMGFDEKEVVDALRVNNNQQNAACEWLLGDRKPSPEDLDKGIDTNSPLFQAILENPVVQLGLTNPKTLLAFEDMLENPLNSTQWMNDPETGPVMLQISRIFQTLNRT, from the exons atGTTCGTGCAGGAGGAGAAGATCTTCGCGGGGAAGGTGCTGAGGCTCCATGTGTGCACCATGGAGGGCGCCGAGTGGCTGGAGGAGGTCCCCGAGGACACCACGGTGGAGAAGCTGAAGGAGCGATGCTTGAAGCAC TGTGTACCTGGGAGCTTGGAGGATCCAAAAACCGTGACACATCATAAGTTGATACATGCTACTTCTGAGAAGGTGCTGACAGACACAAAAACAGTGTTGGAGGAAAACATTCAAGATAGAG ACGTCTTGCTTTTGATAAAGAAGCGTGCGCCACCTCCGCTCCCCAAAATGGCAGACGTGTCAGCAGAGGAGAAA AGGAAACAAGAGCAGAAAGCTCCTGATAAGGATGCTATTCTCAAAGCAACTGCAAATCTGCCCTCTCGCAATGTAGATCGTACTGTGGCCCATCACAACATGAGGGAT TTTCCTTTCTTGCAGTTCCAGACAGAGCTCCGGAAGATATTAGTGTCTCTCATAGAAGTTGCACAGAAATTGCTAGCACTGAACCCAGATGCAGTTGAACTGTTTAAGAAGGCAAACG CCATGCTGGATGAGGAtgaggaagacagagtggatgagatAGCTCTGCGACAGCTTACAGAAATGGGGTTTCCAGAAAGCAGAGCTGTCAAAGCCCTTCGATTAAATCA tatgTCAGTGACACAGGCCATGGAGTGGTTGATAGAACATGCAGATGACCCTACAGTGGATGCTCCGCTTCCAGGTCAGACTCCATCAGAAGCCACAGCTGAAGCTGGTGCATCCTCTGCTGAAGCGGCTGCAGGTCCTAGTTCAGAAGCGGGTGGGGAAGAGGCCAAGGATGAGCTGACAGAAATATTCAAGAAGATCCGGAGGAAAAGAGAGTTTCGTCCGGACCCACGA GCTGTCATTGCCCTGATGGAGATGGGATTTGATGAAAAAGAAGTGGTAGATGCACTCAGAGTAAACAACAACCAGCAAAACGCAGCC TGTGAATGGCTGCTGGGAGACAGAAAGCCTTCTCCAGAGGACTTAGATAAGGGAATTGACACCAATAGCCCTCTCTTTCAAGCCATCTTAGAAAACCCAGTGGTACAGTTAGGGCTAACCAACCCTAAAACTCTACTAG CCTTCGAGGATATGCTTGAAAACCCCTTGAACAGCACTCAGTGGATGAATGATCCGGAAACTGGGCCTGTCATGCTACAGATCTCTCGAATCTTCCAGACGCTGAATCGCACGTAG